Proteins from one Amycolatopsis benzoatilytica AK 16/65 genomic window:
- a CDS encoding response regulator, with protein MTIRVLVADDHGAIRAGLALILGNADGIEVVGEASDGEVALRQARALRPDVVLMDVRMPGTDGITATRQLIAEGLAEVLVLTTFDLDEYVHAALRAGAAGFLLKSVEAPRLIEAVRLVAAGEGVLAPQVTKRLISAFASAPASRPALPAGLAELTEREREVLGCLGAGSSNAEIGTRLFIGEATVKTHVSRVLAKLGLRSRVQAAILAQDHGIEPPG; from the coding sequence ATGACCATCCGAGTCCTCGTCGCGGACGACCACGGGGCCATCCGCGCCGGGCTCGCCCTCATCCTCGGCAACGCCGACGGCATCGAAGTGGTCGGCGAAGCCTCCGACGGAGAGGTCGCGCTGCGTCAGGCCCGCGCGCTGCGGCCGGACGTGGTCCTGATGGACGTGCGGATGCCGGGCACCGACGGGATCACCGCCACCCGCCAGCTGATCGCCGAGGGCCTCGCCGAGGTCCTCGTGCTCACCACCTTCGACCTCGACGAATACGTGCACGCCGCGCTGCGCGCCGGGGCCGCCGGGTTCCTGCTGAAATCGGTCGAGGCACCCCGGCTGATCGAGGCCGTCCGGCTCGTCGCGGCCGGCGAAGGGGTGCTCGCGCCGCAGGTCACGAAGCGGCTGATCAGCGCGTTCGCCAGTGCTCCGGCGTCGCGCCCGGCGCTGCCGGCCGGCCTCGCCGAGCTGACCGAACGCGAGCGCGAAGTCCTCGGCTGTCTCGGCGCGGGCTCGTCGAACGCCGAGATCGGCACGCGGCTGTTCATCGGCGAAGCGACGGTGAAGACGCATGTGTCGCGGGTGCTGGCCAAACTCGGCCTGCGCTCCCGGGTCCAGGCAGCCATCCTCGCCCAGGACCACGGAATCGAGCCACCCGGTTAG
- a CDS encoding sensor histidine kinase: protein MRLRDVPRPRDLPVWQQNALIALAVFAGGTLVYLSGIHRLQPGGDVCPLWVRFAELAAMCATSFLRRKVPWGLLVATAVLAVDITLGPSLPIVVAYTDFLYTAMLYGSRRTNRVLIGITAAAALTVLFGFLAGSGWRAAMLGAFSMLSFLLVPVWWGANVRQQSDIAATERANAEQLATIAVLDRQAAVAAERSRMARDLHDVIAGHLSAIAIQSEAALSMADDPKTAQAVLVAVRENSVRALEEMRAMIGLLRSESATDEVTAPARLAELTRLVESARAAGMTVLVDSAVDDSVALPTAVDLTAYRIAQEALTNAVKHAPGGQVTVKLRVAEGALTVEISNELPGEAPRSNGTGHGLPSMRERAHAVGGTLQAGPSGPGWLVHAVLPLAEGRP from the coding sequence GTGCGACTGCGAGACGTCCCCCGGCCGCGCGACCTTCCGGTGTGGCAGCAGAACGCTCTCATCGCGCTGGCCGTGTTCGCGGGCGGCACGCTGGTGTACCTCTCCGGCATCCACCGGCTGCAGCCGGGCGGCGACGTGTGCCCGCTCTGGGTCCGCTTCGCCGAGCTGGCCGCGATGTGCGCGACCTCGTTCCTGCGCCGGAAAGTGCCGTGGGGGCTGCTGGTCGCGACCGCGGTGCTGGCCGTCGACATCACCCTGGGCCCGTCGCTGCCGATCGTCGTCGCGTACACGGATTTCCTCTACACCGCGATGCTTTACGGCTCCCGCCGGACGAACCGGGTGCTGATCGGCATCACCGCCGCGGCCGCGCTGACCGTGCTGTTCGGATTCCTCGCCGGGTCCGGCTGGCGCGCGGCGATGCTCGGCGCGTTCAGCATGCTGTCCTTCCTGCTGGTCCCGGTGTGGTGGGGCGCGAACGTGCGCCAGCAGAGCGACATCGCGGCGACCGAACGCGCCAACGCCGAGCAGCTCGCCACCATCGCCGTGCTGGACCGGCAGGCGGCGGTGGCGGCCGAACGCTCGCGGATGGCCCGCGACCTGCACGACGTCATCGCCGGGCACCTGTCCGCCATCGCCATCCAGTCCGAAGCCGCACTGTCCATGGCGGACGATCCGAAAACCGCGCAGGCCGTGCTCGTCGCGGTGCGGGAGAACAGCGTGCGCGCGCTGGAGGAAATGCGCGCGATGATCGGCCTGCTGCGGTCGGAGTCCGCCACCGACGAAGTGACCGCGCCGGCCCGCCTCGCCGAACTGACCCGGCTGGTCGAATCCGCCCGGGCGGCCGGCATGACCGTCCTGGTCGATTCCGCTGTGGACGACAGCGTCGCGCTGCCGACCGCGGTGGATCTGACCGCGTACCGGATCGCGCAGGAGGCGCTGACCAACGCGGTCAAACACGCGCCGGGCGGCCAGGTGACGGTGAAGCTGCGGGTAGCCGAAGGCGCACTGACTGTCGAAATCAGCAACGAACTGCCCGGCGAAGCGCCGCGGTCGAACGGCACCGGGCACGGGTTGCCCAGCATGCGCGAGCGCGCGCACGCCGTCGGCGGCACGCTGCAGGCAGGTCCGTCCGGGCCAGGCTGGCTGGTCCACGCCGTGCTCCCGCTCGCCGAAGGAAGACCATGA
- a CDS encoding phosphotransferase family protein, with the protein MDFQPKDRPADAFQRSLTADQIELVCRRMLGSSARSAVELGWGGYNTTYRVELADGPVILRVAPEPARQTRIEHEFMRNEYFAAPYFAPIGALLPRTLAADFTHQAIGRDYVLQEVLPGQPGPEMLSAREPAARVPYFHRLGEITRAIHEVRGPGFGLVAGPHFESWSEALVSYFLDNAEDAEDAGLDGADLREVAACASRDADLLDEITEPRLLHGDLWHVNVMLTPELDIVGVFDHDRSWWGDPAADWTVHMASAKPGTERDAFWDTYGRPSSSPEARRRGLYYRARHIGAVRLERQRLGKEGRVEESYPEMAEVLAELA; encoded by the coding sequence GTGGACTTCCAGCCCAAAGACCGGCCTGCCGACGCGTTCCAGCGATCTCTCACCGCGGATCAGATCGAACTCGTGTGCCGCCGGATGCTGGGCAGCAGTGCCCGCTCCGCGGTCGAGCTCGGCTGGGGCGGGTACAACACGACCTACCGGGTCGAGCTCGCCGACGGTCCGGTGATTCTGCGCGTCGCCCCGGAACCCGCACGGCAGACGCGGATCGAGCACGAATTCATGCGCAACGAGTACTTTGCCGCACCGTATTTCGCACCGATTGGCGCGTTGTTGCCGAGGACTCTCGCGGCCGATTTCACCCATCAGGCGATCGGCCGCGACTACGTTCTGCAGGAGGTGCTGCCGGGCCAGCCCGGGCCGGAAATGCTGTCCGCGCGGGAGCCGGCCGCGCGGGTGCCGTATTTCCACCGGCTCGGCGAGATCACCCGGGCGATCCACGAGGTGCGCGGGCCGGGCTTCGGGTTGGTGGCGGGGCCGCACTTCGAGAGCTGGAGCGAGGCGCTGGTCTCGTACTTCCTGGACAACGCCGAGGATGCCGAGGACGCCGGGCTCGACGGGGCCGATCTGCGGGAGGTCGCGGCGTGCGCTTCGCGGGATGCCGACCTGCTCGACGAGATCACCGAGCCGCGGCTGCTGCACGGAGATCTGTGGCATGTGAACGTGATGCTGACGCCGGAGCTGGACATCGTCGGGGTGTTCGACCACGACCGCAGCTGGTGGGGAGATCCGGCGGCGGATTGGACTGTCCACATGGCGTCGGCGAAGCCGGGGACGGAGCGGGACGCGTTCTGGGACACCTACGGGCGGCCTTCGTCCTCGCCGGAGGCTCGGCGGCGGGGGTTGTACTACCGGGCCCGGCACATCGGTGCGGTGCGGCTGGAGCGGCAGCGGCTGGGCAAGGAAGGGCGGGTCGAGGAGTCCTATCCGGAGATGGCCGAGGTGCTGGCCGAGCTGGCTTGA
- a CDS encoding DUF3592 domain-containing protein, with translation MRKFLQLRPIRHILAASALVFLACAVVFVVQLLEYNGTRARLQGLSANAVGVVARVDDSTITVRFPVPDQPEASAAVELDTTPPALGAKVPVRYDPAAPSRAVAPGATPLVTADRASTYATVTVVSALAMLAVDGFLIFTRFVQPSRRKPGASVPMRRLKVQRGLLTRSWLETDTATPKWIPVYFSPALIGLPSPARVEVLGDLRTDRHVAVRIDGEVLYPAGAVRTTEPRGRRTDNPSAPDEARAAAAASPVGLPRQFRADLPALAVAPVVGAFWAFVDGSGLAGWLTVTVLIAAFGFWWAALRGSDPSL, from the coding sequence GTGCGGAAGTTCCTGCAGCTGCGGCCGATACGGCACATCCTCGCGGCGAGTGCGCTGGTGTTCCTCGCGTGCGCGGTGGTGTTCGTGGTGCAACTGCTGGAGTACAACGGCACCCGTGCCCGGCTGCAAGGGTTGAGCGCGAACGCGGTCGGCGTCGTGGCCCGCGTCGACGACAGCACGATCACCGTGCGGTTCCCGGTACCCGACCAGCCGGAGGCGAGCGCAGCGGTCGAGCTGGACACCACTCCCCCGGCGCTCGGCGCCAAGGTCCCGGTCCGCTACGACCCGGCGGCGCCGTCCCGCGCGGTCGCCCCCGGCGCGACCCCGCTGGTCACCGCCGACCGGGCGAGCACCTACGCGACGGTCACTGTCGTGTCGGCGCTGGCGATGCTGGCAGTGGACGGATTCCTGATTTTCACGCGCTTCGTGCAGCCGTCGCGGCGGAAGCCGGGTGCCTCGGTGCCCATGCGGCGGCTGAAGGTCCAGCGCGGTTTGCTGACCCGCTCGTGGCTGGAGACCGACACCGCGACGCCGAAGTGGATCCCGGTGTACTTCTCGCCGGCTCTGATCGGCCTGCCCTCCCCGGCACGAGTCGAGGTATTGGGCGACCTCCGTACCGACCGGCACGTCGCGGTCCGCATCGACGGCGAAGTGCTGTACCCGGCAGGTGCGGTGCGCACGACCGAGCCGCGCGGCCGCCGAACGGACAACCCGTCCGCCCCGGACGAGGCACGGGCGGCCGCAGCTGCCAGCCCGGTCGGGCTGCCGCGGCAGTTCCGGGCAGACCTGCCGGCCCTGGCCGTAGCACCGGTCGTAGGCGCCTTCTGGGCTTTCGTGGACGGAAGCGGCTTGGCCGGCTGGCTGACCGTCACCGTGCTGATCGCGGCCTTCGGCTTCTGGTGGGCCGCTCTGCGCGGCTCAGACCCTTCTCTCTGA
- a CDS encoding ABC transporter family substrate-binding protein: MRRRMAALVAPVAALGLLLAACGGGSGSDGKGLQDTGTSSVKTADINEQPLDKLKDGGDFKWPVDQLPDNWNYNEVDGTVLDGASMFGAILPYPFPQNADSTVGLDKNYLTSAEIVSKDPQVIEYKINPKAKWSNGRQFSWEDFAAQAKALNGKDTAYQVSSTTGYEDITKVEKGTDDLDVKVTFGKHFAEWKSLFSPLYPKELNSDANTFNKGWAQKALITAGPFKIKSVDPTAKTAVFERDPNWWGDKPKLDTVTYKVVDRPALADAFANGQIDYYPLNNDINAFKRAQADPNAVVRQSAYPDYTHMTLNGASSSILADKDLRLAVMRGVDTVTIAKSILGQMQKDTTPIGNHLYLKGSKTYEDNSGPYKFDQNAAKAELDKLGWKQSGDLRAKDGKQLKLRLVIPTGTPISQQTAQILQSQLKAIGVGIDIVAVPSTEFFKNYVNVGNFDLTLFRWISNSFPIGGSKGIYYLDPKNINQNYGRIGDDQLNQLLDKAAQELDDTQRAADINAADKEIWALGHQLPIFQSVGAFAVRKTVANFGSPGYANNPYDYPKIGFMK; the protein is encoded by the coding sequence ATGCGACGGAGAATGGCCGCACTCGTGGCCCCCGTTGCCGCTCTGGGGCTCCTGCTCGCCGCTTGCGGCGGCGGCAGCGGCAGCGACGGCAAAGGGCTGCAGGACACCGGCACGTCGAGCGTCAAGACCGCGGACATCAACGAGCAGCCGCTGGACAAGCTGAAGGACGGCGGCGACTTCAAGTGGCCGGTCGACCAGCTGCCGGACAACTGGAACTACAACGAGGTCGACGGCACGGTCCTGGACGGCGCCAGCATGTTCGGTGCGATCCTGCCCTACCCGTTCCCGCAGAACGCGGACTCGACGGTCGGCCTGGACAAGAACTACCTGACCTCGGCCGAGATCGTCAGCAAGGACCCGCAGGTCATCGAGTACAAGATCAACCCGAAGGCCAAGTGGAGCAACGGGCGCCAGTTCTCCTGGGAGGACTTCGCCGCGCAAGCCAAGGCGCTCAACGGCAAGGACACCGCCTACCAGGTCTCCAGCACCACCGGCTACGAGGACATCACCAAAGTCGAAAAGGGCACTGACGACCTTGACGTCAAGGTGACCTTCGGCAAGCACTTCGCGGAGTGGAAGTCGCTGTTCTCGCCGCTGTACCCGAAGGAGCTCAACAGCGACGCGAACACCTTCAACAAGGGCTGGGCGCAGAAGGCGCTGATCACCGCGGGCCCGTTCAAGATCAAGAGCGTCGACCCGACGGCGAAGACCGCGGTCTTCGAGCGCGACCCGAACTGGTGGGGTGACAAGCCGAAGCTGGACACCGTGACCTACAAGGTCGTGGACCGTCCCGCGCTGGCGGATGCGTTCGCCAACGGGCAGATTGACTACTACCCGCTGAACAACGACATCAACGCGTTCAAGCGGGCCCAGGCGGACCCGAACGCGGTGGTGCGCCAGTCGGCCTACCCCGACTACACGCACATGACGCTCAACGGTGCCTCGTCCTCGATCCTCGCGGACAAGGACCTGCGGCTGGCGGTCATGCGCGGCGTCGACACGGTGACCATCGCCAAGTCGATCCTCGGCCAGATGCAGAAGGACACCACGCCGATCGGCAACCACCTGTACCTCAAGGGTTCGAAGACCTACGAGGACAACAGCGGCCCGTACAAGTTCGACCAGAACGCGGCCAAGGCCGAGCTGGACAAGCTGGGCTGGAAGCAGTCCGGCGACCTGCGCGCCAAGGACGGCAAGCAGCTGAAGCTGCGCCTGGTGATCCCGACCGGCACCCCGATCAGCCAGCAGACCGCCCAGATCCTGCAGTCGCAGCTGAAGGCGATCGGCGTGGGCATCGACATCGTCGCGGTCCCGTCGACCGAGTTCTTCAAGAACTACGTGAACGTCGGCAACTTCGACCTCACGCTGTTCCGCTGGATCTCGAACTCGTTCCCGATCGGCGGCAGCAAGGGCATCTACTACCTGGACCCGAAGAACATCAACCAGAACTACGGCCGCATCGGCGACGACCAGCTGAACCAGCTGCTCGACAAGGCGGCCCAGGAACTGGACGACACGCAGCGCGCCGCGGACATCAACGCCGCGGACAAGGAGATCTGGGCGCTGGGCCACCAGCTTCCGATCTTCCAGTCGGTCGGTGCCTTCGCCGTTCGCAAGACGGTGGCCAACTTCGGTTCGCCGGGCTACGCGAACAACCCGTACGACTACCCCAAGATCGGGTTCATGAAGTGA
- a CDS encoding ABC transporter ATP-binding protein has translation MSTALELSAETGKPTGTVLEVSDLEVSFPSESGRVHAVRGLNYQVAAGEVLGIVGESGSGKSVSSLAVMGLLPPQARVSGSIRFQGEELIGKSDTSLSKIRGKKISMVFQDPLSALTPVYTVGAQIAEALLVHAKGSMTKQQANNRAVELLDLVGIPNAAARAKAFPHEFSGGMRQRAVIAIAIANDPDLIIADEPTTALDVTVQAQVLEVMKTAQEVTGAGIVIITHDLGVVAGFADRLMVMYAGRAVEQGPVDTIYAQPRMPYTLGLLGSIPRVDAREKQPLVPIEGQPPSLVDLPRGCPFAPRCPLAIDACRTAEPELFTITPGNPNAPVDTTHRAACIRTEELERTDADAAEVYGAEVIEEAAVASVPRTQRSTVLDVRDLQKHYAVSKGTVFKRKVGTVRAVDGITFDIVEGETLGLVGESGCGKSTTLMEILELAAPAHGSVAVLGKDVAKLAGKDRKSIRRDLQVVFQDPMAALDPRLPIGEIIAEPMVTHGIAKAAIDKRVPELLKLVGLRGEHADRYPAEFSGGQRQRIGIARALALEPKLIVLDEPVSALDVSIQAGVINLLDELKAKLGLSYLFVAHDLSVVRHIADRVAVMYLGKIVEIGDVRTVFEAPQHPYTQALLSAIPIPDPAKERERGRIILTGDLPSPANPPSGCRFRTRCFVFSQLSEEDKKKCVDVEPPRESRAQDHDVACHYAKTREVV, from the coding sequence ATGAGCACCGCACTCGAACTGAGCGCGGAAACGGGCAAGCCCACCGGCACCGTGCTCGAGGTCTCCGACCTCGAAGTGTCCTTCCCGTCCGAGTCCGGCCGCGTGCACGCGGTGCGCGGGCTGAACTACCAGGTCGCGGCGGGCGAGGTGCTCGGCATCGTCGGCGAGTCCGGCTCGGGCAAGTCCGTGTCGTCGCTCGCGGTGATGGGGCTGCTGCCGCCGCAGGCCCGGGTTTCCGGCTCGATCCGGTTCCAGGGCGAAGAGCTGATCGGCAAGTCCGACACCTCGCTGTCGAAGATCCGCGGCAAGAAGATCTCGATGGTCTTCCAGGACCCGCTGTCGGCGCTGACCCCGGTGTACACCGTGGGCGCGCAGATCGCCGAGGCGCTGCTGGTGCACGCCAAGGGCTCGATGACCAAGCAGCAGGCCAACAACCGGGCGGTCGAACTGCTCGACCTGGTCGGCATCCCGAACGCCGCGGCGCGAGCGAAGGCGTTCCCGCACGAGTTCTCCGGCGGCATGCGCCAGCGCGCGGTGATCGCCATCGCGATCGCCAACGACCCGGACCTGATCATCGCCGACGAGCCGACCACCGCGCTCGACGTGACGGTGCAGGCTCAGGTGCTGGAGGTGATGAAGACGGCGCAGGAGGTCACCGGAGCCGGCATCGTGATCATCACCCACGACCTCGGCGTGGTCGCCGGGTTCGCCGACCGGCTGATGGTGATGTACGCCGGGCGCGCGGTCGAGCAGGGTCCGGTCGACACGATCTACGCCCAGCCGCGGATGCCGTACACGCTGGGGCTGCTCGGTTCGATCCCCCGCGTGGACGCGCGGGAGAAGCAGCCGCTGGTCCCGATCGAGGGCCAGCCGCCGTCGCTGGTGGACCTGCCGCGGGGCTGCCCGTTCGCGCCGCGCTGCCCGCTGGCGATCGACGCCTGCCGCACGGCCGAGCCCGAGCTGTTCACGATCACGCCGGGCAACCCGAACGCGCCGGTCGACACGACGCACCGGGCCGCCTGCATCCGTACCGAAGAGCTCGAACGCACCGACGCGGACGCCGCCGAGGTGTACGGGGCCGAGGTGATCGAGGAGGCCGCGGTCGCTTCGGTGCCGCGGACGCAGCGCTCGACCGTGCTGGACGTGCGGGACCTGCAGAAGCACTACGCGGTGTCCAAGGGCACCGTGTTCAAGCGCAAGGTCGGCACGGTGCGCGCGGTCGACGGGATCACCTTCGACATCGTCGAGGGCGAAACCCTGGGCCTGGTCGGCGAATCCGGCTGCGGCAAGTCGACCACGCTGATGGAGATCCTGGAGCTGGCCGCGCCCGCGCACGGTTCGGTCGCGGTGCTCGGCAAGGACGTCGCGAAGCTCGCGGGCAAGGACCGCAAGTCGATCCGCCGCGACCTGCAGGTGGTGTTCCAGGACCCGATGGCCGCGCTCGACCCGCGGCTGCCGATCGGCGAGATCATCGCCGAGCCGATGGTCACCCACGGCATCGCCAAGGCGGCGATCGACAAGCGGGTTCCGGAGCTGCTGAAGCTGGTCGGCCTGCGCGGCGAGCACGCCGACCGGTACCCGGCGGAGTTCTCCGGCGGGCAGCGCCAGCGCATCGGCATCGCTCGGGCGCTCGCGCTGGAGCCGAAGCTGATCGTGCTCGACGAGCCGGTGTCCGCGCTCGACGTGTCCATCCAGGCCGGCGTGATCAACCTGCTGGACGAGCTGAAGGCCAAGCTGGGCCTGTCCTACCTGTTCGTGGCGCACGACCTGTCGGTGGTCCGGCACATCGCGGACCGGGTGGCGGTGATGTACCTGGGCAAGATCGTCGAGATCGGCGACGTCCGCACGGTTTTCGAGGCGCCGCAGCATCCCTACACGCAGGCGCTGCTGTCCGCGATCCCGATCCCCGACCCGGCCAAGGAGCGCGAGCGCGGCCGGATCATCCTCACCGGCGACCTGCCCAGCCCGGCGAATCCCCCGTCTGGCTGCCGGTTCCGCACCCGGTGCTTCGTCTTCTCCCAACTGTCCGAAGAGGACAAGAAGAAGTGCGTCGACGTCGAACCCCCGCGCGAATCCCGCGCGCAGGACCACGACGTGGCGTGCCACTACGCCAAAACCCGCGAAGTTGTGTAG
- a CDS encoding ABC transporter permease, with amino-acid sequence MAAPLNEADLADSAVAATQAENEETAKSSSRGKLVARRFFRNKLALAGLVVILLFYVAAFTYTWYTPWGYDELDSMATLMPPDGSHWFGTNQIGGDMFAQTMRGLQKSLTIGLLAALFSTGVASIVGAAAGYFGGWTDRISMWVVDLLLILPPFLIISILSPAFRGKTWLILVGLIALFQWMITARIVRGMTLTLREREFVKAAKFMGQSPWRIIFKHIVPNMASLLIIDATINVGVAIITETSLSFFGFGVQAPDVSLGTLISTGSDAVRTFPWLFYIPAGFLVFTVLAVNFVGDGLRDALDPSSSRSRRKERKRIQENTAKTSSSSAQTVGAEA; translated from the coding sequence ATGGCCGCCCCATTGAACGAGGCCGACCTCGCCGATTCGGCCGTCGCCGCCACCCAGGCCGAGAACGAGGAGACCGCGAAGTCCTCCAGCCGCGGCAAGCTCGTCGCGCGCCGGTTCTTCCGCAACAAGCTCGCGCTCGCCGGGCTCGTCGTGATCTTGCTGTTCTACGTCGCGGCCTTCACCTACACCTGGTACACCCCCTGGGGCTACGACGAGCTCGACTCGATGGCCACCCTGATGCCGCCGGACGGCTCGCATTGGTTCGGCACCAACCAGATCGGCGGCGACATGTTCGCGCAGACCATGCGCGGGCTGCAGAAGTCGCTGACCATCGGCCTGCTGGCCGCGCTGTTCTCCACCGGCGTGGCCTCGATCGTCGGCGCGGCCGCCGGCTACTTCGGCGGCTGGACCGACCGGATCTCGATGTGGGTCGTCGACCTGCTGCTGATCCTGCCGCCGTTCCTGATCATCTCGATCCTGTCGCCCGCCTTCCGCGGCAAGACCTGGCTGATCCTGGTCGGGCTGATCGCGCTGTTCCAGTGGATGATCACCGCCCGCATCGTCCGCGGCATGACGCTGACCCTGCGCGAGCGCGAGTTCGTCAAGGCCGCGAAGTTCATGGGCCAGTCCCCGTGGCGGATCATTTTCAAGCACATCGTGCCGAACATGGCGTCGCTGCTGATCATCGACGCGACGATCAACGTCGGCGTCGCGATCATCACCGAGACGTCGCTGTCGTTCTTCGGTTTCGGCGTGCAGGCGCCGGACGTTTCGCTGGGCACGCTGATCTCGACCGGCTCGGACGCGGTTCGCACGTTCCCCTGGCTGTTCTACATCCCGGCCGGCTTCCTGGTGTTCACCGTGCTCGCGGTGAACTTCGTCGGCGACGGACTGCGCGACGCGCTCGACCCGTCGTCCAGCCGTTCGCGGCGCAAGGAACGCAAGCGGATCCAGGAAAACACCGCGAAGACGTCCTCTTCGTCTGCGCAGACCGTGGGAGCAGAAGCATGA
- a CDS encoding ABC transporter permease, whose amino-acid sequence MIGFLLRRLVNYVALCLVATFAAFSLASLSFNPLDALKLRNPPAPQATIDAKAAELHLDQAIPHRFITWLGGVIQGNFGRTVADQAITDELFRRAGVSLRLFLLGITLGIIIGVLVGVVSAIRQYKISDYLATTFSFVVLSTPVFVIATVLKAGAQSVNDNLLDGYQFFIVQGEGGSVDGGFGDVLLDRLQHIIVPTLAIVLTQVAYYSRYQRSAMLDVLGSDFLRTAQAKGLTRRRALFKHGLRTALIPMATLFAFGFGLLITGGVFTEKIFGWYGMGDWLVTGIQKQDTNIVTTVTLFIALCVLLAGWLADVLYAALDPRVRI is encoded by the coding sequence GTGATCGGGTTCCTCCTCCGCAGACTCGTCAACTACGTCGCCCTTTGTCTCGTCGCGACTTTCGCGGCGTTCTCCCTGGCGTCGCTGTCCTTCAACCCGCTGGACGCGCTGAAGCTGCGCAACCCGCCCGCCCCGCAGGCGACCATCGACGCGAAGGCCGCCGAGCTGCACCTGGACCAGGCGATCCCGCACCGGTTCATCACCTGGCTGGGCGGCGTGATCCAGGGCAACTTCGGCCGCACCGTCGCCGACCAGGCGATCACCGACGAACTGTTCCGCCGCGCCGGCGTCAGCCTCCGGCTGTTCCTGCTCGGCATCACGCTCGGCATCATCATCGGCGTGCTGGTCGGCGTGGTCAGCGCGATCCGCCAGTACAAGATCAGCGACTACCTCGCCACCACGTTCTCCTTCGTGGTGCTGTCCACGCCGGTGTTCGTGATCGCCACGGTGCTCAAGGCGGGCGCCCAGTCGGTGAACGACAACCTGCTCGACGGGTACCAGTTCTTCATCGTGCAAGGCGAGGGCGGCAGCGTCGACGGCGGATTCGGCGACGTGCTGCTCGACCGGCTGCAGCACATCATCGTGCCGACGCTGGCGATCGTGCTGACCCAGGTCGCCTACTACAGCCGCTACCAGCGTTCGGCGATGCTCGACGTGCTGGGCTCGGACTTCCTGCGCACCGCGCAGGCCAAGGGCCTCACCCGCCGCCGCGCGCTGTTCAAGCACGGCCTGCGCACCGCGCTGATCCCGATGGCGACGCTGTTCGCGTTCGGTTTCGGCCTGCTGATCACCGGCGGTGTCTTCACCGAGAAGATCTTCGGCTGGTACGGCATGGGCGACTGGCTGGTGACCGGCATCCAGAAGCAGGACACCAACATCGTCACGACCGTGACCCTGTTCATCGCGCTCTGCGTGCTGCTCGCCGGCTGGCTCGCGGACGTGCTCTACGCCGCGCTCGACCCGAGGGTGAGGATCTGA